The proteins below are encoded in one region of Polypterus senegalus isolate Bchr_013 chromosome 2, ASM1683550v1, whole genome shotgun sequence:
- the LOC120524503 gene encoding olfactory receptor 1500-like, with translation MGNTKHVYFVAALIAYLLMLSFNLSLILLIILEKSLHEPMYIFLCNLLISALIGSTTFYTKLLIDLQTDVPVVSRSVCFTQIFFLYVYFAVEITILTVMAYDRFIAINAPLLYSTIISNTKVAMLMFLAWIYPITGISILVSLSSSLQLCGNTINTVYCNNWEIVKLSCTDTSANNIYGSVGFVFESTESRMRLKRTSDLVNTIASLEFVIIPPLLNPLIYGMILPEIRRRVTYIFSGKKQTLLGQ, from the exons ATGGGGAACACTAAACATGTATATTTTGTGGCTGCACTAATTGCATATCTTTTAATGTTATCTTTTAATCTCTCTTTAATTCTGCTGATAATTTTGGAAAAAAGCCTTCATGAGCCCATGTACATTTTTCTATGCAATTTATTGATCAGTGCTCTCATTGGCTCCACAActttttatacaaaattattgattGACCTCCAAACAGATGTTCCAGTAGTTTCTCGTTCAGTTTGTTTTactcaaattttttttctttatgtttatttCGCTGTTGAAATTACGATTTTAACTGTCATGGCATATGATAGGTTCATAGCAATAAATGCTCCACTATTATACAGTACTATCATTTCAAATACAAAAGTGGCAATGTTAATGTTTCTTGCTTGGATATATCCAATTACTGGTATAAGTATTTTGGTGTCCCTTTCTAGTAGTCTCCAATTATGTGGAAATACAATTAACACAGTGTACTGTAATAATTGGGAAATTGTAAAGTTATCTTGTACAGACACTAGTGCTAATAATATTTATGGATCTGTGGGTTTCG TATTTGAATCAACAGAGAGCCGAATGCGTTTAAAAAGAACATCAGACTTGGTCAATACCATTGCTTCTTTAGAGTTTGTCATAATTCCCCCTCTTTTAAACCCTTTGATATATGGAATGATTTTACCTGAAATACGCAGAAGAGTCACTTACATTTTTTCAGGCAAAAAACAAACACTACTGGGCCAATAA